Genomic DNA from Sardina pilchardus chromosome 4, fSarPil1.1, whole genome shotgun sequence:
tcacagactaattaaattattcattccgtgccctatggaatgattcattattatcatgcatgattttagacagaaatactgtaatcacaattatgtttgtacgtttgtcagtttgtctgaggatgacagagttttttctgacgctgagaaagttttgtctgaggatgagagaggtttttctgacacggttttgtctgaggatgacaaagttttttccgacgctgagaaagttttgtctgacgatgagagagttttttctgacacggttttgtctgaggatgacaaagttttttccgacgctgagaaagttttgtctgacgatgagagaggtttttctgacaagcttttgtctgaggatgacaaagttttttccgacgctgagaaagttttgtctgaggatgagagaggtttttctgacgctgaggcagttttatctgaggatgacagaggtttttctgagtctgacacctgagtctgaggatgtcctaaaatgaacACCGTatgcaggatccagagagggtttcaggagctctgatcaatgtggcaaagcacctgggcaacctgaagttcagagtctgggagaagatgcaggagactgttcagtacagtgagtgcacacatttcTTTCCATAACTGCATTTGCTGCAGATTGTTCAGTACAgtaggtgagacacacacacacacacacacacacacacacacacacacacacacacacacacacacacacactgctgtgacTGCTGTGGATCCCATCACTGCACACTGAGGATCTGAACGCAGCCACAAAGACATGCActgactcacacatgcacacacacacgcacacacacacacacacacacacacacacacacacacacacacaaacacacacacacacacacacacacacacacacacacacacacacacacacacacacacacacacacacacacacacacacacacacacacacacacacatgcatacaccccacacatatgcactcactcaccaaacatgcattgcacacacacacacaggcactcacacatacatgcacacagacaaacacacacacacacacacacacacacacacacacacacacacacacacacacacacacacacacacagagacagacacttcTTCATAGTGCTGCAATCAAACATGAAAACACAGCCAGACCAAGTGGTGTGTTGAAACACTCCAAGCACATCTGTACAGGTGTTGCGGCCAAGAAGAGAACACCTGGTACCAGTCCTatattgataatgaccatcattcacatcctcacctctcagtcctattgataatgaccatcattcacatcctcatcactcagtcctattgataatgaccatcattcacatcctcatcactcagtcctattgataatgaccatcattcacatcctcatcactcagtcctattgataatgaccatcattcacatcctcatcactcagtcctattgaAAATAACCAtaattcacatcctcatcactcagtcctattgataatgaccatcattcacatcctcatcacacatcactcagtcctattgataatgaccatcattcacatcctcatcactcagtcctattgataatgaccatcattcacatcctcatcactcagtcctattgataatgaccatcattcacatcctcatcactcagtcctattgataatgaccatcattcacatcctcatcactcagttctattgataatgaccatcattcacatcctcatcactcagtcctattgataatgaccatcattcacatcctcatcactcagttctattgataatgaccatcattcacatccccatcacacaccactcagtgttcagctcatgtgtgtgttctttctctctgcagctcctgtgactctggatcccaacactgcacacccacTACTCATCCTGTCTGgggatctgaccagtgtgagacGTGGTGATGAGAGacagcagcttcctgataacccagagagatttgataagTGGTACagtgtcctgggctctgagggctttaactcagggactcattgctgggatgtggaggttggagagaacACAGTGTGGATTGTCGGTGTGAAGGCAGAGTCTggccagaggaagggagaatatgatgatgatgtgagTGGAGACTGGTCTGTGTTGTATCATGGTGGTGAATATGCAGCATGGGCTCCAGCACCACAGCCCTCCACTCccctcacagtgcagcagaaaccCCAGAGGATCAGattgcagctggactgggacagaggagagctgtcattctctgaccctgataataacacacacctacacactttcacacacactttcactgagagagtgtttccatacTTAGTTGGTGGTGAGGTGTCTCCTCTGAGGATCTCACTGGTGAAGGTTTCAGTTAGAGTAGAGCAGTCCAGTTAGAGCTgatagtgtctctgtgtggaccagaactgatcagcatgaggagatgaATCAGTTAGAGGAGACTCTGAGAGAAAACACCACTGTGGACTGAGAGAAAGCACCAGCATCAGACACACCCTCTTCTCCCATGGGAtcatttgacattcactgtaCACTCTCCAACTTTTTAAATGCTGTGTAAGGGATAAAGGTTTGTGATGTAGAGTTATTTAGGTAAATTCCACTTATGCCTCCATCCAAATCTGCTTCAGAGGAATGTAGGCAACATGACACTGATCAGGTGTGACTGAAATGCTGTTGCACTGCCACTGCaaggccagcagggggcagagtGGCACAGCATAGCAGGCATGATGAGGGGGTGGGATGAGAGGCAAAGACACAATGGGGCAACATGTACAGTGTGTTGATGATGACCCTGCTCATAGGCTTCAATGTAAACacatcaataataataaataaatgggaTTCTACACACAAGATGTCTGCAGcaaagacacaacatgcacatcagtgagcactggtgatgggggcatatgtaTCATGGGGTaaagacacaacatgcacatcagtgagcactggtgatgggggcatatgtaTCATGGGGTAAAGacagaacatgcacatcagtgagcactggtgatgggggcatatgtaTCATGGGGTaaagacacaacatgcacatcagtgagcactggtgatgggggcatatgtaTCATGGGGTATGGTCCTTACTGGACCACTGTTAGAGTGGTGTGGAACGTCTTCACAATAAATCTTCTACCAGATTGATCTCCTTGATTATTTCCAAGATATTTTTGAGATCTCtacactgtgttctgtgtgcagCTCAAATAAAGATGCTCTGAAAACAAAAGTGGTTGGATAAGAATAAGTCTGTGTTGAAGAACGATGGGAGAGAACAGCAGAACCTCCACCCAGCTCCACTCTGATCACCAGAACCAGCAGAACTCCACCCTGAACAGTAGAACTCTACCCTGATCAGCAGAACTCCACCCTGATCAGCAGAACTCCACCCTGACCAGTAGAACTCCACCCTGATCACCAGAACTCCACCCTGATCAGTAGAACTCCACCATGATCAACAGAACTCAACCCTGATCACCAGAACTCCACCCTGATCAGTAGAACTCCACCCTGATCAGTAGAACTccaccatagacctctgaagttcgcctacaaaaaggatccaaagctgccatctttgcccatataaggagatccgggagttaattgaagctaactgcctatggcaagttgcattgtaagttagctctggggtagcaaagatcaaagtgtgccgtcttcacctaccgaagatcacagtatccactagatgtcagtggacaaaactgtgtagcgaaaaacgtctgcatttccaatgtcatcatccccgcgagagtttaacaggtgcgataattgaaaaaacccatgttattttcccatagaaaaaatctcaagagaccggatctccttatttgggcaaagatggtggcttttttgtaggcgaacttcagaggtctatgatcAGCAGAACTCCACCCTGACCAGTAGAACTCCACCAGGATCAACAGAACTCCACCCTGATCACCAGAACTCCACCCTGAACAGTAGAACTGCACCCTGATCAGTAGAAGTCCACCCTGGCAGTCAGAGTGAATTGTAATGACAGCCAGACTCCATCTCAGCTGTAGAGATGCcacaccatagactgtaaaacaTTAACTACAGTAACTAACCACCCTGGGGACATACAATAGGAACAAGCAGGAACACTAACACTGCCAAAGTGCTGCCTTTTTCAACACAACAAGATGCAGAGAAATGAACCCATGCCTTTATCACTGGTAGGTTAGACTACTGCAATGCACTTCTTACTGGtctctcaaaaacacatacaggaATTGGAACTCATGCAGATCTCTGCTGCTAAACTTTTAACTAACTAACAAGAAAAGGGAGCACAGCAGCCCTGTGTTAGCTTAACTGCTTTtgactatatatacagtatatatatatatatatatatatatatatatatatatataaaggttCAGTTTATGGCTTACAAAGCtctaaatgttttgtgattgaATGACATCTTATTACATAATGTCTTTCTAAGGCATTAAGGCAGAATTGTGTGATTGGATCACTTTAATGTGTTATTCAGGCCAGTGTGTGATTGGATCATACTTCTTATTCAGGCCAGTGTGTGATTGGATCATAATTTAATGTGTTACTCAGGCCAGTGTGTGATTGGATCGTACTTTAATGTGTTATTCAGGCCAGTGTGTGATTGGATCATACTTCTTATTCAGGCCAGTGTGTGCCCAGGAAGTTAATTAAAGTGTGGGAGGAATGAGTCTGATTTGAATGTTGGTGAGTGTGACTGAGAGGAGGATAAACGATACCAAACATATTTCAGTAACTCAGGGAACTGGTGCTACCTGTATGATGACTCCATACTTGTAATATGTTAATGTTACTCATAAGCTTTTCTGTACTCCACTGTAGCTATTGTAGTTATTGTAGCTTTGTATTTCCATAATATTCCGTACTGACGTATACGTTCTGTTCATAGCCAAAACTGGAACGTTCATCTGAGAGCTCTCTGCGTACCTGAGGGGGAGGAGCCTTCCAGTAATTTCCATGTTATGTCAGCTGGCATGAAGCAGACGAATGAGCACATACTCATGTATGagactgtatgtatatattctTCTGAATGCAAACCATTCAGGTGGAGAGGCTGGAGAGGCTGAGGTATGACTGAAGTGtaaatgttgtgaatgtccGTTGATGTGAATGAACAGTAATCATTCTCAGCGTTCATTTGTTCTGGATTTGATCTCAAAGTGAACTTTgctttacacatgcacatgagactccactagccaatcagaatcatTCACGTCAAGGCTTGTCCCTCTTGCTGAAGCAGGAAGTGAAAGTTAAACTGTTCATTTCTTACCCTGAAGCTGAAATGAAAACAGGTTAACACTTACTGTAGGCTCAATCACTTGTATTTGTGGTTCCAGAGAATACCAATCCAGCCCTGAGACTGAAGATCGGAAAAActgaagaaagaaaacaagtaATAAGGAACATTTTCCCTCTGGGCGTCATAGTTAAGGGTCATACTTTACAGTGAGTTTAGAAAATGGCCTCCAAGCGTTCTTTCACTGAAGAGGATTTCTCTTGTCCTGTGTGCCGTGACATCTTCAAGGATCCTGTCATCATGACATgtagtcacagtgtgtgtaaagTCTGTCTGCAGCAGTTCTGGGAAACTAAAGGACACCAAGAATGTCCTATCTGCAGGAAAAGATTCACAAATTCAAATCCACAACTGAACTTGGTCTTAAAGAACCTGTGTGAGACCTTCTTACAGGAGAGAAGTCAGAGAGCTTCAGCAGGGTCTGaggtgctctgcagtctgcacagtgagaaactcaagctcttctgtctggaggataagcagcctgtgtgtctggtgtgcagAGACTCAAGGGAACATAAGAATCACAACTTTAGTCCTGTTGTTGAGGTGACAACTGATTATAAGGTAAAGCGCGTTTTAAtcatgtgctgtgctgggtaTGAAATTTAAAACATTTATAGTCACTTTGGCACATTTGAATGTACTTGCATTCACTGATCTCAGACACACTACAAATATTTATCCTTTCAATTCCCACTAGTAATGACTCATGCAGTACTTGAGACCTGTATGTACCTGTCAAGTGGACAATATCCGTCTGTCTGTAGCCATGTGAATAGCTGGCCTCAGGTCTGTCTGTAGCCATGTGAATAGCTGGCCTCAGGTCTGTCTGTAGCCATGTGAATAGCTGGCCTCAggtctgtctgtatatgtgaATAGCTGGCCTCAGGTCTGTCTGTAGCCATGTGAATAGCTGGCCTCAggtctgtctgtatatgtgaATAGCTGGCCTCAGGTCTGTCTGTAGCCATGTGAATAGCTGGCCTCAGGTCTGTCTGTAGCCATGTGAATAGCTGGCCTCAGGTCTGTCTGTAGCCATGTGAATAGCTGGCCTCAGGTGATCAGACTGTGAATATTGAGCTCCTCTCCCATCCAgagctctctctcatttccccaCTCTCATGTGGGCCcttgctgctcctcctcctgcagttCATACAGCACAACACGTCCTTTAGGACCCCGGCCTCCCCAGACACACCCCAGATAGTAACGTCAACAAGACTTAACCAGAGTTTTTCCTttaggacccccccccccccagacacacccCAGATAGTAACGTCAACAAGACTTAACCAGAGTTTTTCCTTTAGGACCCCGGCCCTCCCCAGACACACCCCAGATAGTAACGTCAAGACTTAACCAGAGTTTTTCCAAAAGAGCGTTTTTTTACTTTGACTTCAATCTTGCTGAGTTTGACTGTGatatttatttgtgttattGCAGCATAACTGCTGCATGTTGCACTTACTGTTGTACTTGtttattgtttcaaaattcgttagaattgctcttaaaaccTTCAAATATTtgtaccatgttgtaagtcactttggttaaaaaacgccagccaaatgtaatgtaatgtaatgttttagGAGGAACTGAGAACAGAGCTGGCCAAGCTGAAGGAAAAGATGAAGAAACATGAAGAAACTAAACTAACCTGTGATAAGACAGCAAAACATATTAAGGTAAATATAACAGTCACAGAGGAAATGCTAGTGGCATTTATATTCCATATATTTTGCATGATTTAATGTGCTATTTAAGACACAGGCCTTAAATACAGAGAAGCAGATCAAGGAAGAGTTTAAGACGCTGCACCAGTTTCTACAAGATGAggaggcagccaggatagctgcactgagggaggaagaggagcagaagagtcagctgatgaaggagaagattgagaagatgagcagagagatctcatctctttcagaaacaatcagagccatagaaaagCAAATAAgtgctgatgacatcacattcctgCAGGTAGGACTAGCCACACctgtcacacacgcacgcatgcacgcacgcactcaggcacgcacgcacgcacgcacgcacgcacgcacgcacacacacacacacgcacacacataaatgcatgcacaaacacactcaaatgcgtgcacacgcacgcacacacacacacacacccttctatCTTCTTCTATCCAACATCTATTAGGCCTGTAGCTCAATTCAGTGCTTTACTCATTCAGCGCTCTCACTCAACTATTGCATTACTTTATATTCTATAAAATCATCTCAGTTGATAACAGTAAGAGCACTAGAAGACAATGATTAGATAAATTGCAGATAAAACAGTAATCCTCTGTCAAGCATTGTAGTCTGATGACAGTGCATTACTGTAATTGCTGAGTGTGATCCTTGGCAAGTGTGGAGATCTCTAaagagtgtggtgttggtgtggagaTCTCTAaagagtgtggtgttggtgtggagaTCTCTAaagagtgtggtgttggtgtggagaTCTCTAaagagtgtggtgttggtgtggagatctctggtgttggtgtggagATCTCTAaagagtgtggtgttggtgtggagatctggtgttggtgtggagatctggtgttggtgtggagATCTCTGaagagtgtggtgttggtgtggagatctggtgttggtgtggagatctggtgttggtgtggagATCTCTGaagagtgtggtgttggtgtggtgatcTCTGaagagtgtggtgttggtgtggtgatctggtgttggtgtggtgatctggtgttggtgtggtgttggtgtggtgttggtgtggtgatctggtgttggtgtggtgatcTCTAaagagtgtggtgttggtgt
This window encodes:
- the LOC134079024 gene encoding E3 ubiquitin-protein ligase TRIM35-like; protein product: MASKRSFTEEDFSCPVCRDIFKDPVIMTCSHSVCKVCLQQFWETKGHQECPICRKRFTNSNPQLNLVLKNLCETFLQERSQRASAGSEVLCSLHSEKLKLFCLEDKQPVCLVCRDSREHKNHNFSPVVEVTTDYKEELRTELAKLKEKMKKHEETKLTCDKTAKHIKTQALNTEKQIKEEFKTLHQFLQDEEAARIAALREEEEQKSQLMKEKIEKMSREISSLSETIRAIEKQISADDITFLQISKECGVGVEISKECGVGVEISKECGVGVEISGVGVEISKESGVGVEISEECGVGVVISEECGVGVSVVLVWSSLKSVVLCGSEPKPTAALTPECYSRAQCTLQDPERVSGALINVAKHLGNLKFRVWEKMQETVQYTPVTLDPNTAPPQLILSEDLTSVRYGDEEQQLPDIPDRFDKYLSLLGSEGFNSGTHCWDVDVGESTRWGVGVISESLQRNGDYSFISGQWYMGFDDDGYGAYAPPRASTVLTVQKKLQRIRVQLDWDRGKLSFSDPDNNTHIHTLTHTFTERVFPYFNGGRVSPLKIIPVQVSVRVEQPS